In Candidatus Accumulibacter cognatus, the genomic window GGGCGTTGTAGCCATATTTTCCGAACACATCGAACAAATCGAACTCGTCCATCTGCTCGGCATCGCGCACCAAATCCGGAACGTAGTGATCGCCCAGCAGGTGGTCGATCAACTGGCGGCGCTTTTTCGCTTCGATCCACAGCGCGCGAAAGTCGTCGAGGTTGTGCGCCTCGGCGAGTACACGGGCGATGAGCTCGCGCCGATAGTCGTCCACCGGGATTGGCGTGGCGACGCCGCCACGGTTAGCGAGGATGAAGCGGCCCTGCGCGTTGACGATGACATTGTATGGTGCGCGGATCTCGGCGACGTGCGACCCCTCGCCCTCGCCCGCGTCACCACCGCCGCCACCGTCACCGCCATCACTTCCGCCACCGCCGCCAGGGCGCGGCGGCTGGGTGATGAAATCCACTCCGAACAGGTCGGTGACACCAGTGTAGTCGTAGAGCCAGAACTTGTATTTCTGCGTTTCTTCGTGGATGCGCGTGCCGCGCCCGACCATCTGGTAGAACTTGATCGCCGATTGCAGGTAGCGGAAGAACACCACGGCGTTCAGGCGCTCGATGTCCACGCCGGCTTCCAGCAAATCCACGGTGCAGGCGATGAAGGAGCGCTCGCCTGAGCCGCGCATGACTTCGATCTTGTCCGCGCCACCGCTGGCGGTGCATTTGAAGGCGTAGTCGTCCTTGCGCGGCTGGCCTTTTTGCTTACACCACTGGGCGTAGAGCTTGTTCATCTGCATCGCCACGCGGTCGGCATGCAGGTCGCGGGTGCAGAAGATGATGACTTTCTGTTCTGGCCCGCCGTTTTCGCACAAGAGCCTGAACAGGTCTTCGCACATTTTCGGCGTGCGCAGATCGATGAACAGTTCGTCGTCAAAGTCCTTGCTGGTGTATTCCTTCCGGGTGAGGTCTTCCTCGGCGAGCGGCTTGCCGGTCTTGATGTCCCTGACGCCCGCTTTGAGGATTTCCTCGCGGGTGAAGATGCGTGCATCGATGTCGGCCTTGCGCTTGACGATTTCGCAGGCGGCCAGGTAACCGTCTTCTTGCGCCTGCGCCAACGTGTATTCGTACACGGGTTCGCCGAAATACTCGACGTTGTGCGCGGTGATCGCATCGTCTGCGGCGATGGCAGCCTCGACGTCCTTCGATTTCTTTTCGTTCTTCGGGACTTTGAGCTTGCGCGGCGTGGCGGTCAGGCCGATGTGGATGGCATTGGGGTTGCGCGTCAGCGCCTGTGACCACTTGCCCCATGCCGAGCGGTGGCATTCGTCGATGATGATGACGCTGAAGGAATCCTCGCCGTAGTGATCGGTGAGGAAGCTGCCGTCGCCGTTTTCGTCGATGCCCAGCGTCTGGTAGGTGGCGATGTGGATGCGCGCATTGGCGGCGGCATTGTTGACAGCACCGTGGCCGCGCTCGCCACGTCGTTCGGTTTCCACAATGCGGGCATTGCCGCCGAAGGCGGCCTTGAGCCTGGTGTAGGCCTGCTCGCGCAGCTCGTCGCGGTCGCACAGGAACAGCACGGGCTTGGGCAATAGACCCGCTTGCGCCATGCGCCATAGCAGGTTGGTGGCGATGATGGTCTTGCCCGCGCCGGTAGCGAGCGTGAGCAGCACGCGTGGCCCATGCCCAGATGGCGGTCCCGCCTGTCGTGCCAGGATGATCTTCTCGAAGGCGGCGCGGATGGCCGCGTCCTGGTAATAGCGTGTGGCCGACCACGCCGGGCTGTCGGCCTGGAACAACAGCGCGGCATCGATTGATGCCAGATCCACGCCCTTGTCCTTGGCGTAACGCGCGCACAAGTCGGGATGTGACGGGAAATCTTCCAGCGGATGCGGGCCGGTCTGGATGCCGCTGGGCTTGTCGAAATCGCCGTAGAGGTGGCCGTTGCTGGCGAAAACGTACGGTACGTCAAAGCGCGTGCAGTCCGCATAGCCCTTGGCCTGCTCCATGCCCTTGAGCGGGTCGGCGTCTGACCGCTTGGCTTCCAGCACGGCGACCGGCAGCGGTTTGGGCATATCGCCCACCTGCACGCACAGCAAGTAGTCGGTTCGCCCTCCTCGTTTGCTGCGGCAACCCTTCGGCCCGGTCGGTTCGACCGGGGCAGGGGTTTCCAAGCGAATGCGCTGCGGGTCGTCGTAACCCTTGCGGCGCAACACCGGATCAATGAGGTGAAAGCGGGTTTCTTCTTCGTTGAATGCCACTGTCGCCCCCCTCAGTCCTGATCCTTGTGTTCGTCGGCGCCGCCTGCACGCACCCACGCATCGACTTCCGATACCTTGAACTTCCACAAGCGCCCGACGCGGTGCGCGGGCAGGGCCTTGCGGTCGATCCAGCGGTAGATTGAATCGCGCGTGACCCCCAGATGCGCGGCCATCTGGTCCACGGACACCCACGGTTCAGCAGTCATGGCAGCGCTCCAGTAGCAGGGATTTGGGTAGTATAAAGTCGGTTTAAATCGTAAACAGTGTAATTTATCAGCTTGGCCGGTCGCAGGCGAGCACCTGATCCGTGGGGGTGAGAATGAAAGTGTTGGTCGAAGTGCCTTGTTCGACCGAGATGCGTTGACATCGGTGATCACCCCTCCCTCTTGCGGGGGAGCCTGTCGGTCCCTCCCAACACTTTCATTCACACCTCTTACATCTGCAATCTGCCGGCATAGCCGGTCATTTCGAGATAGCCGCGACCGCTGAGGCTGCCTTCGACCCTGACCAGCCCCTCCCAATACACTACCGGCGCCGGCCGGCTGGTGGACAGTTCCTGATCGTCGAGTACCGGCAGTGTCCGCAGCGTGTGCTCGCCGCAGCGGATTTCCAGTTGCACCGGATAACTGGCGCCGCTG contains:
- a CDS encoding helix-turn-helix domain-containing protein; protein product: MTAEPWVSVDQMAAHLGVTRDSIYRWIDRKALPAHRVGRLWKFKVSEVDAWVRAGGADEHKDQD
- a CDS encoding DEAD/DEAH box helicase family protein is translated as MAFNEEETRFHLIDPVLRRKGYDDPQRIRLETPAPVEPTGPKGCRSKRGGRTDYLLCVQVGDMPKPLPVAVLEAKRSDADPLKGMEQAKGYADCTRFDVPYVFASNGHLYGDFDKPSGIQTGPHPLEDFPSHPDLCARYAKDKGVDLASIDAALLFQADSPAWSATRYYQDAAIRAAFEKIILARQAGPPSGHGPRVLLTLATGAGKTIIATNLLWRMAQAGLLPKPVLFLCDRDELREQAYTRLKAAFGGNARIVETERRGERGHGAVNNAAANARIHIATYQTLGIDENGDGSFLTDHYGEDSFSVIIIDECHRSAWGKWSQALTRNPNAIHIGLTATPRKLKVPKNEKKSKDVEAAIAADDAITAHNVEYFGEPVYEYTLAQAQEDGYLAACEIVKRKADIDARIFTREEILKAGVRDIKTGKPLAEEDLTRKEYTSKDFDDELFIDLRTPKMCEDLFRLLCENGGPEQKVIIFCTRDLHADRVAMQMNKLYAQWCKQKGQPRKDDYAFKCTASGGADKIEVMRGSGERSFIACTVDLLEAGVDIERLNAVVFFRYLQSAIKFYQMVGRGTRIHEETQKYKFWLYDYTGVTDLFGVDFITQPPRPGGGGGSDGGDGGGGGDAGEGEGSHVAEIRAPYNVIVNAQGRFILANRGGVATPIPVDDYRRELIARVLAEAHNLDDFRALWIEAKKRRQLIDHLLGDHYVPDLVRDAEQMDEFDLFDVFGKYGYNARALKRPERGAEYVSANAAWFAGMDPQSAIVLKGLGTQFAQGGTDALEKQELWAVPEIARAGGLEALRALGKPVQVMRDAKMRLFGV